The genomic region ATGCCGATGCTGGCAATGCGACGGGCCGCCAGCCATCTCGCACCCGTACTCCCCTCGATGCTGGCCACACGGACCCGGCGCAGATCATCGACGGTTGTGACCTGGCCTTCGAGCGCCCCCACGGTCAGGGTGGCGCTGACCCCTGCAGTGAACACCGAAACCAGCAGGATTGCGGCGAACATCCAGATCAGTGCCAGCAGCCGTCCGGCAAAACTCACCGGCGCCTTGTCGCCATAGCCCACCGTGGACATGGTGACTGCGGCCCACCAGAATCCACTGCCGATGCCGTGCCAGGGCCGTCCGCCGAACTGGGCCGGATTGGCGCGCCGTTCCAACAGCCAGGCAATGGCCCCGACGGCTGCCAGGGTCAGGACAAGACCGGCAACCCAGGCCAGGAAGCGCCAGGAGAACAAGCCCGCCAGCAAGGCCTGCCAGGCCGAGGAGCGTGGCGCCGTGGCGATCCCCAGGCCACCTTGCGCAAAGGGCTGGCTGAAATCAAGACTCTTCTCACGATCGGAAGTGACGCTGAGCGCGCCCACGGCAACATCGATGTGTTGCTCACGCGCTGCGTCGAACAGCGACTGCAGGCCGAAGGCCTGATATCGAAAGCGCCATCCGTTGCTGCGCGCAATCTCTTCCCAGAGTTCGATGGCGATGCCATCAAAGCCCTGCTCCGTCCGGACCACGAAGGGTGGTGCCACGCGCACGCCCACCTGCAATTCGAGCGACGGGTCGGGCGGTGCTTCCGCACCCGCCACACTGCCAAGCAGTATCAGCGCCGCGCCGATCCAGCCGTGCCATCGTCTTTCAGTAGCGCCTTTCAACCCTCCCCCATCTCTGCAGGAAGCAACGAGGCTCAGGACTGTTTCTCACTGGCCAGAGAGGTCAATTCGGGTTCGTCGGGAAACATCTTCAGCGCCTGCGCCAGCAATCCCTTGGCGGCATCATTGCTGCCACCCTGGCGCAGAATCTTGACTTCGTTGGCCATGGCCTGCACCAGCTTCTTGCGCACTTGCTGCGCGCGCTCCTTGTTGGCCGGACTCAAGCCGGCCTGCTGGATGGTGTCAAAGGCGTCCGACCACTTCTTCTCGTTGATCAGGCGTTCGGCCTTGGCCAGCACACCTTCGGCCATGCCCTGGGTACCGCCCAGCTGCGCCAAGGCCTTGTCCGAGGCGCCGGTACCGGCATCTGGAGCGGGCGCCGACCGCCCGAACAACTGCGCCAATCCCCAAGCCAGCGCCACAGCAACAGCAATCACCAAGGTAATCCGCATCAGGGCACGCGGCAGATTGGACCTGGGTGCCTGACGGTAGTTTCTGGCCGGCGCTGCAGATGCGGCGACCGGCGTCGGTGCAGGCGCTGGTCGCGGGACAGGATCGGCCGCAGCGGCCTGCACGACAGTCGGCGCTCCCAGGGCCTGAGTTTCAGCCTGACGGGCGGCGGCCTTGGTCGTTGACCGCATGGCCTCGGTGCGCGGCTCACGCACGGT from Rhodanobacteraceae bacterium harbors:
- a CDS encoding transporter substrate-binding domain-containing protein, which translates into the protein MKGATERRWHGWIGAALILLGSVAGAEAPPDPSLELQVGVRVAPPFVVRTEQGFDGIAIELWEEIARSNGWRFRYQAFGLQSLFDAAREQHIDVAVGALSVTSDREKSLDFSQPFAQGGLGIATAPRSSAWQALLAGLFSWRFLAWVAGLVLTLAAVGAIAWLLERRANPAQFGGRPWHGIGSGFWWAAVTMSTVGYGDKAPVSFAGRLLALIWMFAAILLVSVFTAGVSATLTVGALEGQVTTVDDLRRVRVASIEGSTGARWLAARRIASIGMPDAEAALEQLAAGKVLAVVHDAPILQFLVQRSYPEQLTVLPQRLDRQYYAFALPEGRPELREAIDCALLEAIEDPRWHAKLQRYLGTDE